One window of the Nasonia vitripennis strain AsymCx chromosome 4 unlocalized genomic scaffold, Nvit_psr_1.1 chr4_random0010, whole genome shotgun sequence genome contains the following:
- the LOC116417392 gene encoding uncharacterized protein LOC116417392, whose protein sequence is MADKKRKNLGALPTNIAATKLTKKMSSFSVSTGSFGRSAFLTETSTLSQPLLKEQQRQQVPPHTKSLQEPPSHRRPLQQAAITQRKPLQQLQQQQPKLQQQPSQQHQRKPLPQKKPQQQQQPLQRKTLHPQQPPAYRNTQQKELVPPAPRAQRNDVLNEPPRETLDSINRRLAALEGTQRGIGETLKQFKDVTSSSDERLKKMEQKLTAIYNILKNLAAAQSSATRTRPEFLPFKTTADIVAFDHLADDQFDALVHYLRYLGGANETDAAAIYFKACFKFHEDLFRNVTWHGSKSDNNILALKDTRFALACSEAMPILKELLRKPKKDEFATAMTKALKSSKEAYRRQSKRAAPPAEQSLPFKRQRQNDPPQNNAVGNMEYEYDLKPLLGGEVHQPIDNQLMDQQQPSDGDEEVDEDH, encoded by the exons ATGGCTgacaaaaaaaggaagaattTGGGAGCGCTTCCAACTAACATCGCAGCAACCAAGCTCACGAAGAAGATGTCTTCCTTCTCCGTGTCTACAGGGAGCTTCGGGAGGAGTGCTTTTTTGACTGAGACATCAACTCTCTCTCAACCGCTGCTGAAAGAACAACAGCGGCAGCAAGTACCACCGCATACAAAATCGCTGCAGGAACCACCATCGCACCGAAGGCCGCTGCAGCAAGCAGCAATAACGCAGCGTAAGCCTCTACAGcagctacagcagcagcaaccgaAACTGCAGCAACAACCATcgcagcagcatcagcggaAACCACTACCGCAGAAGaaaccgcagcagcagcagcaaccgcTTCAGCGGAAAACGCTGCATCCTCAGCAACCACCAGCGTATCGAAACACGCAGCAGAAGGAGCTGGTACCACCAGCACCACGAGCACAACGCAATGATGTGCTCAATGAACCACCACGGGAGACATTGGA CTCCATCAACAGAAGACTGGCAGCCCTCGAAGGAACGCAACG CGGGATTGGAGAGACGCTGAAGCAGTTTAAGGATGTGACAAG TTCATCCGATGAGAGACTGAAGAAAATGGAACAAAAACTGAC AGCGATTTATAACATCCTGAAAAACTTGGCAGCCGCGCAATCTTCTGCAACGAGAACTCGTCCAGAATTTTTGCCATTTAAAACAACGGCTGACATTGTTGCCTTCGATCATCTCGCTGATGATCAGTTTGATGCTCtc GTCCATTACTTGAGATACCTTGGAGGTGCGAATGAAACTGACGCTGCAGCGATTTATTTCAAAGCCTGCTTCAAGTTTCACGAAGATTTGTTCCGGAATGTCACTTGGCATGGATCCAAGTCGGACAACAATATTTTGGCGTTAAAAGATACGCGTTTCGCTTTAGCCTGCAGTG AGGCTATGCCCATCTTAAAGGAACTCCTCAGGAAGCCGAAGAAGGATGAATTTGCGACTGCGATGACGAAAGCTTTGAAGAGCAGTAAGGAAGCTTATCGTCGTCAAAGCAAGAGAGCTGCACCACCGGCCGAACAATCGCTTCCTTTCAAGAGGCAACGCCAAAATGATCCACCGCAGAATAACGCGGTAGGAAATATGGAGTACGAGTACGACCTCAAACCACTCCTTGGGGGCGAAGTACATCAGCCCATCGACAACCAGCTCATGGACCAACAGCAGCCCAGCGATGGAGACGAAGAGGTCGACGAAGACCA ctga